The proteins below are encoded in one region of Vibrio sp. ED004:
- a CDS encoding IS3 family transposase: MYHNQSFEDADALIEQIKEYIEYYNTKRIKVKLKGLTPMEYRTQALKAA, from the coding sequence ATGTATCACAACCAAAGCTTTGAAGATGCAGATGCTCTGATAGAGCAAATTAAAGAATACATCGAGTACTACAATACCAAACGTATAAAAGTGAAACTAAAAGGCCTGACTCCGATGGAATATCGAACTCAGGCCTTGAAAGCCGCTTAA
- a CDS encoding TonB-dependent receptor, giving the protein MKLKALSVAVTVALTSFTALAADEQETVVVIGSALDQLVQTEINSDTLEKKQASDIKDVLNTMPSVTVDGNARYSRKVYVRGMEDKFAVVTIDGARQEGQLFHHSGDQAIDPAMLKRAEIELGGNSALSGSGAINGSFSYETKDPSDLLKPGESIGARVKTSYQTAYERFATNVAVYAKVNDKLQFMGIANYSEDGDLHIPDQEAVTSKQGELKSGLAKVVFIPNDANEFKLTFNRYNDGGKRQLSGEKAGALYADDEHNYHSLNRDTVTLQHEYDAGSDLVHLKTNIYYNRQYMERDALVDTAWDKDANGNWIKDGTIAIPDREYNVTTIGGDIRNISWVGEHELTYGLDGYKAEQWIDAGDGVYQSGSKQGETKKYGMDGGTVTAYGLYLQDMYEFSDFRLTTGLRYDVHKLGGVYDGDFDQLSPKFKGEYQTTDNLKLRVGYGRLFKGASLPEALTMKAAPDVNQSDTKAMTGNNYEAGFDYELTRLLAADYAILGFTAYTYNLDNQMHPTKNNSTLANQYDVEVWGVETVLSYELDSLSVYANHSYSDGDQKDLENGKTSHMSKTGIHNFKAGFNYSLNSEFVLGWDSRFVPGNDYMDEDGEQVKRAGFATHNIWAAYTPTFAKDLEMNIGIDNLLDKKYAEHTGFGISWGSDKYTSYEAGRNFKASIAYNF; this is encoded by the coding sequence ATGAAACTTAAAGCATTATCAGTGGCCGTTACGGTTGCCTTAACTTCATTTACAGCGCTTGCTGCTGACGAACAAGAAACCGTTGTTGTTATCGGTTCTGCCCTTGACCAACTTGTTCAAACTGAAATCAACTCTGACACGCTTGAAAAGAAACAAGCATCGGACATCAAAGATGTTCTGAACACCATGCCAAGTGTGACGGTAGACGGAAACGCACGTTACTCTCGTAAAGTGTATGTACGTGGTATGGAAGACAAATTTGCCGTAGTGACCATTGATGGTGCTCGTCAAGAAGGTCAGCTGTTCCACCACTCTGGTGATCAGGCGATTGACCCAGCGATGCTTAAGCGTGCTGAAATTGAACTAGGCGGTAACTCTGCGCTATCGGGTTCAGGTGCGATTAATGGCTCGTTTAGTTACGAGACTAAAGACCCAAGCGACCTTCTTAAACCGGGTGAAAGCATTGGTGCTCGAGTTAAAACCAGCTACCAAACCGCTTACGAACGTTTCGCAACCAACGTTGCTGTGTACGCAAAAGTGAACGACAAGCTGCAGTTCATGGGTATTGCAAACTACTCAGAAGATGGTGACCTACATATCCCAGATCAGGAAGCGGTAACGTCTAAGCAAGGCGAACTGAAATCAGGTTTGGCTAAGGTTGTTTTCATCCCGAACGATGCCAACGAATTCAAGCTGACTTTCAACCGATACAACGATGGCGGTAAGCGCCAATTGTCAGGTGAGAAGGCAGGTGCTCTGTATGCTGATGATGAACACAACTACCACTCGCTAAACCGCGATACTGTGACTCTGCAGCACGAATACGACGCAGGTAGCGATTTGGTACATCTGAAAACCAATATCTACTACAACCGCCAGTACATGGAGCGTGATGCGCTTGTTGATACTGCTTGGGATAAAGACGCGAACGGTAACTGGATAAAAGATGGCACGATTGCTATTCCTGATCGCGAATACAATGTGACGACCATTGGTGGTGACATTCGTAATATCTCTTGGGTTGGCGAGCATGAGCTGACTTACGGTCTTGATGGTTATAAAGCAGAGCAGTGGATTGATGCGGGTGACGGTGTTTACCAAAGCGGTTCTAAACAAGGTGAAACTAAGAAGTACGGCATGGATGGCGGTACGGTGACGGCTTACGGCCTTTACCTACAAGACATGTATGAGTTCAGCGACTTCCGTTTAACAACAGGTTTGCGTTACGACGTTCATAAACTTGGTGGAGTTTACGATGGTGACTTCGACCAGTTGTCTCCGAAATTCAAAGGTGAATACCAAACCACGGATAACCTAAAACTTCGTGTCGGCTATGGTCGTCTGTTTAAAGGTGCATCATTGCCAGAAGCATTAACGATGAAAGCGGCACCTGATGTTAACCAGTCTGATACTAAGGCGATGACGGGTAACAACTACGAAGCGGGCTTTGATTATGAGCTGACACGTCTGCTTGCTGCTGACTACGCTATCTTAGGTTTCACGGCTTACACCTACAACCTTGATAACCAAATGCACCCAACCAAGAACAACTCAACACTGGCAAACCAGTATGATGTTGAAGTGTGGGGTGTGGAAACAGTATTGAGCTATGAACTAGATTCTCTGAGCGTATACGCGAACCACTCATACTCAGACGGTGACCAGAAAGATCTAGAGAATGGCAAAACCAGCCATATGAGCAAAACAGGCATTCACAACTTCAAAGCGGGCTTCAACTACAGCCTAAACAGCGAGTTTGTGCTTGGTTGGGATTCTCGCTTTGTTCCGGGTAATGACTACATGGACGAAGATGGTGAACAAGTGAAGCGTGCTGGTTTTGCAACACATAACATTTGGGCGGCTTACACCCCTACGTTTGCTAAAGACCTAGAGATGAACATCGGTATCGATAACCTACTTGATAAGAAATACGCAGAGCACACTGGCTTTGGTATCTCTTGGGGCTCTGATAAGTACACCAGCTACGAAGCCGGTCGTAACTTCAAAGCTTCTATCGCTTATAACTTCTAA
- the tnpA gene encoding IS200/IS605 family transposase, whose translation MSRYNQASHVFWRCQYHIVWTPKYRFRILKNNVGKEVYRCINVYCNQLGCEVVELNVQVDHVHLVVKVPPKLSISKLMGVLKGKIALKLFSKFPYLRRNKLWGNHFWQRGYFVDSVGVNEEIIRRYVRHQEKKERVEQQQLALD comes from the coding sequence ATGAGCAGATATAATCAAGCTTCCCACGTATTTTGGAGATGTCAATATCACATAGTGTGGACACCAAAGTATCGATTTAGGATTTTGAAAAACAATGTAGGTAAAGAAGTTTATCGATGTATAAACGTTTACTGTAATCAACTTGGATGTGAAGTCGTTGAATTAAACGTTCAAGTTGACCACGTGCACTTGGTAGTAAAAGTTCCGCCTAAGTTATCGATATCCAAGTTGATGGGCGTATTGAAAGGCAAAATAGCTTTAAAACTCTTTAGTAAATTTCCATATTTAAGGAGAAACAAACTCTGGGGTAACCACTTTTGGCAAAGGGGCTATTTTGTCGATAGCGTAGGGGTTAATGAAGAAATCATTCGACGCTATGTAAGACATCAAGAGAAAAAAGAGCGCGTGGAGCAGCAGCAATTGGCGTTGGACTAA
- the rlmM gene encoding 23S rRNA (cytidine(2498)-2'-O)-methyltransferase RlmM yields MKHVLLYCRSGFEKECAGEIQDKATQLEVFGFPRLKNNTGFVLFECYQAGEADKLIKEIDFQSLIFARQMLAVAVEIKDLPTDDRISPILEALSEKESFPRCGDIRIETPDTNEAKELLKFCRKFTVPMRQAMRGKGLMTAKDNAKKPVLHLCFIAPGHCFVGYSYPSNNSQFFMGIPRLKFPSDAPSRSTLKLEEAFHVFIPRDEWDERLAPGMWGVDLGACPGGWTYQLVKRSMFVHCVDNGMMADSLMETGQIKHHMVDGFKFEPDRKNVTWIICDMVEKPARVAHLMGEWIIKGWAQEALFNLKLPMKGRYDEVLQDIENLKVFLIENKVKFKMQAKHLYHDREEITVHIQSLSNISPH; encoded by the coding sequence GTGAAACACGTACTACTTTATTGTCGCTCTGGTTTTGAAAAAGAATGTGCTGGCGAAATTCAAGACAAGGCAACACAACTGGAAGTGTTTGGTTTTCCTCGCCTAAAGAACAATACAGGCTTTGTATTGTTTGAATGTTACCAAGCAGGTGAAGCAGATAAGTTGATCAAAGAGATCGACTTCCAATCACTGATCTTTGCTCGTCAAATGCTAGCTGTAGCGGTTGAAATCAAAGACCTACCAACTGATGACCGTATCTCTCCAATTCTTGAGGCGCTTTCTGAGAAAGAAAGTTTCCCACGTTGTGGCGATATTCGTATTGAAACGCCAGATACTAACGAAGCAAAAGAGCTATTGAAGTTCTGCCGTAAGTTTACCGTGCCAATGCGTCAAGCAATGCGTGGTAAAGGCTTGATGACGGCTAAGGACAACGCTAAGAAGCCAGTACTGCACTTGTGCTTCATCGCTCCGGGTCACTGCTTTGTGGGTTACTCTTACCCATCGAACAACTCACAGTTCTTTATGGGCATTCCTCGTCTGAAATTCCCATCAGATGCACCAAGCCGTTCTACATTGAAGCTAGAAGAAGCGTTCCACGTATTCATCCCTCGTGATGAGTGGGATGAGCGTCTGGCTCCGGGTATGTGGGGTGTTGATTTAGGTGCGTGCCCAGGCGGTTGGACTTACCAACTGGTTAAGCGTTCGATGTTCGTTCACTGTGTTGATAACGGCATGATGGCAGACAGCCTAATGGAAACGGGTCAGATTAAGCACCACATGGTAGATGGCTTTAAATTCGAACCAGACCGTAAGAACGTAACTTGGATTATCTGTGACATGGTTGAAAAGCCAGCTCGTGTTGCACACCTTATGGGTGAGTGGATCATCAAGGGTTGGGCACAAGAAGCACTATTCAACCTGAAACTGCCAATGAAAGGCCGTTACGATGAAGTACTGCAGGATATCGAGAACCTAAAAGTGTTCCTTATTGAGAACAAAGTGAAGTTCAAGATGCAAGCTAAGCACCTTTACCACGATCGCGAAGAGATCACGGTTCATATCCAGTCGCTTTCAAACATCTCACCGCACTAA
- a CDS encoding DUF423 domain-containing protein, whose product MKSKYLLTFAGISGAIAVMLGAFAAHGLKAILPEYLLGVFETGVQYQFIHTLAILACGALLQMKLGAKSQKYFFIAAICFIIGILCFSGSLYGLALTGIKWFGPITPFGGLLFIIGWGVFSFAALNIKEVTQ is encoded by the coding sequence ATGAAAAGTAAGTATTTACTCACTTTCGCAGGCATTTCTGGTGCGATCGCTGTGATGCTTGGGGCATTTGCTGCACACGGTTTGAAAGCCATCTTGCCAGAGTATCTTTTGGGTGTGTTCGAGACGGGTGTTCAGTACCAGTTTATCCATACTCTAGCGATATTGGCGTGTGGCGCTCTGCTACAGATGAAACTTGGCGCTAAATCACAAAAATATTTTTTCATTGCGGCAATTTGCTTTATCATCGGCATCCTTTGTTTTAGTGGCAGCCTTTATGGGCTAGCACTGACAGGAATAAAATGGTTTGGCCCTATAACACCGTTTGGTGGTCTACTATTTATCATTGGTTGGGGAGTCTTCTCCTTCGCTGCTTTGAATATAAAAGAGGTAACTCAGTGA
- a CDS encoding alpha/beta fold hydrolase, with protein sequence MNNIIIDGEDNPITFIFAHGAGAGMDHEFMQSVAKGLAFKGIRVIRFNFPYMIKRAEDGKRRPPDRAPKLLEAYQEIIEQCDADKLVIGGKSMGGRMASHLSEVDKVAAMACLGFPFHPPGKPDKYKGEHLAELTKPCLILQGERDTFGKREEFADFNLSDSIRVEFIPDGDHSFKPRKSSGYTEQQNIALTVEKLSVFIKEVLNEK encoded by the coding sequence ATGAATAACATCATTATCGATGGTGAAGACAATCCAATCACCTTTATCTTCGCTCACGGCGCAGGTGCAGGCATGGACCACGAGTTCATGCAGTCAGTGGCAAAAGGGCTGGCCTTTAAAGGGATACGAGTGATTCGTTTCAATTTCCCTTACATGATCAAGCGTGCTGAAGATGGCAAGCGTCGTCCACCTGACAGAGCCCCTAAGCTACTTGAAGCCTACCAAGAGATCATCGAGCAATGCGATGCCGACAAGCTTGTGATTGGTGGTAAGTCGATGGGAGGGCGCATGGCAAGTCATTTATCTGAAGTGGATAAAGTGGCTGCTATGGCGTGTTTGGGTTTTCCTTTCCATCCGCCGGGCAAACCAGATAAGTACAAAGGCGAACATCTCGCTGAGTTAACCAAGCCGTGCCTTATTTTACAAGGTGAGCGTGATACCTTTGGTAAGCGTGAAGAGTTTGCTGACTTCAATCTGTCGGATTCAATTCGTGTTGAATTTATTCCCGATGGCGACCATAGCTTCAAGCCGCGCAAGAGCTCTGGCTATACTGAACAACAGAACATCGCGTTAACCGTTGAAAAGCTATCTGTATTTATCAAAGAGGTGCTGAATGAAAAGTAA
- a CDS encoding transcriptional regulator GcvA, whose protein sequence is MSRRLPPLNSLRVFEAAARHLSFTRAAEELFVTQAAVSHQIKALEEFLSLKLFRRRNRSLLLTEEGQSYFLDIKDIFTSLAEATDKVLERSEKGALTISLPPSFAIQWLVPRLADFNQQEPDIDVRIKAVDMDEGSLTDDVDVAIYYGRGNWSGLRADKLYQEYLIPLCSPSVLLGAKPLESLSDLACHTLLHDTSRKDWKQFAKQNGIDGVNVNHGPIFSHSTMVLQAVAHGQGIALGNNVLAQPEIEAGRLIAPFDEVLVSKNAFYVVCHEKQADMGRIATFRDWMLAKAQSEQEDLLDE, encoded by the coding sequence ATGTCTCGTCGATTACCCCCATTAAACTCGTTAAGAGTGTTTGAAGCCGCTGCTCGACACTTGAGTTTTACGCGTGCTGCAGAAGAGTTGTTTGTTACTCAAGCTGCGGTTAGCCACCAGATCAAAGCACTTGAAGAATTCTTATCTTTGAAGCTTTTTCGTCGAAGAAACCGTTCTTTGTTGCTAACTGAAGAAGGACAAAGCTACTTCTTAGATATCAAAGATATTTTCACATCACTCGCAGAAGCCACTGACAAAGTGCTGGAGCGAAGTGAGAAGGGTGCATTGACCATCAGCTTACCGCCAAGTTTTGCTATTCAATGGTTAGTACCAAGGCTTGCCGACTTTAATCAGCAAGAACCTGATATCGATGTGCGAATCAAAGCCGTGGATATGGATGAAGGCTCGCTAACGGATGATGTCGACGTTGCTATCTATTATGGTCGAGGCAATTGGTCGGGGCTAAGAGCCGACAAGCTGTATCAAGAATATCTAATTCCGCTTTGTTCTCCTTCAGTGCTGCTAGGGGCAAAACCATTAGAATCTCTAAGTGATTTAGCATGCCATACGCTACTGCACGATACCTCTCGAAAAGATTGGAAACAGTTTGCTAAACAAAATGGTATCGATGGGGTTAACGTGAACCATGGCCCGATCTTCAGTCACTCAACCATGGTGCTTCAAGCGGTAGCTCACGGCCAAGGCATTGCATTGGGTAACAACGTTCTCGCACAACCAGAAATAGAAGCAGGTCGCTTGATAGCGCCGTTTGATGAGGTGTTGGTGAGTAAGAATGCCTTCTATGTAGTGTGTCACGAGAAACAAGCCGACATGGGCCGAATCGCGACCTTCCGTGATTGGATGCTGGCTAAAGCACAAAGTGAACAAGAGGACTTGCTGGATGAATAA
- the thiI gene encoding tRNA uracil 4-sulfurtransferase ThiI codes for MKFIVKPHPEIFVKSESVRKRFTRILECNIRNVIQRRCESVAVFNRRDHIEVTSESDQYYTEVLEALTHTPGIHHSLEVQQSEFKDLHDIYEQVLERSRADIEGKTFSVRAKRRGKHDFTSIELERYVGGGLNQAVDSAKVRLKNPDVTVNVEVANDKLNQVLARHKGLGGFPLGTQEDLLSLISGGFDSGVSSYLHIKRGSKVHYCFFNLGGPAHEIGVKQVAHYLWNKYGSSAKVKFISVDFEPVVAEILENVEDGQMGVVLKRMFMRAGGMVAERFGIEALVTGEALGQVSSQTLTNLRHIDNVTDTLILRPLINWDKEDIIDLSRIIGTEDFAKVMPEYCGVISKKPTVKAKKGKLEAEEAKFNFEVLDQVIENARVMDIRDIEKESQEQAPEVEQVQAVAEHAIVLDIRSPDEEDESPLEIDGVEVKHLPFYKLATQFGDLDQGKEYLLYCDRGVMSRLQALYLQEQGFKNVKVYRP; via the coding sequence ATGAAATTTATTGTTAAGCCCCATCCGGAAATTTTTGTAAAAAGTGAATCGGTGCGTAAGCGCTTCACAAGGATTCTAGAGTGCAACATTCGTAACGTTATTCAGCGTCGCTGTGAAAGTGTTGCGGTATTCAACCGTCGCGATCATATCGAAGTGACGTCTGAGAGTGACCAGTACTACACAGAAGTGTTAGAGGCTCTGACTCACACTCCTGGTATTCACCACTCTCTTGAAGTTCAACAGTCTGAATTCAAAGACCTGCACGATATTTACGAGCAAGTACTAGAACGCAGCCGTGCTGACATTGAAGGCAAGACTTTCTCTGTTCGTGCTAAGCGTCGTGGTAAGCATGACTTTACGTCTATCGAGCTAGAGCGCTACGTAGGCGGCGGTCTAAACCAAGCCGTTGATTCAGCGAAAGTTCGACTTAAGAACCCAGACGTAACCGTTAATGTTGAAGTGGCTAACGACAAACTTAACCAAGTACTGGCTCGTCATAAAGGCCTTGGTGGTTTCCCTCTTGGTACTCAAGAAGACCTACTAAGCTTGATCTCTGGTGGTTTCGACTCTGGCGTTTCAAGCTACCTGCACATCAAACGCGGTTCTAAGGTTCACTACTGTTTCTTCAATCTTGGTGGCCCTGCGCATGAGATTGGCGTTAAGCAAGTAGCTCACTACCTATGGAACAAATACGGTTCATCTGCAAAAGTGAAGTTCATCTCTGTAGACTTCGAACCGGTTGTTGCTGAGATCCTTGAGAACGTAGAAGACGGCCAAATGGGCGTTGTTCTTAAGCGTATGTTCATGCGTGCTGGTGGTATGGTTGCAGAGCGTTTTGGTATTGAAGCGCTAGTAACAGGTGAAGCATTAGGTCAGGTTTCTAGCCAAACACTAACTAACCTTCGTCATATCGATAACGTGACAGATACGTTGATCCTTCGTCCTCTTATCAACTGGGACAAAGAAGACATCATCGACCTTTCTCGTATCATCGGTACTGAAGACTTTGCGAAAGTAATGCCAGAGTACTGTGGTGTTATCTCTAAGAAGCCAACAGTGAAAGCGAAGAAAGGTAAACTAGAAGCAGAAGAAGCTAAGTTTAACTTTGAAGTGCTGGATCAAGTGATCGAGAACGCTCGTGTTATGGATATTCGTGACATTGAGAAAGAGAGCCAAGAGCAAGCGCCTGAAGTTGAACAAGTTCAGGCTGTTGCTGAGCACGCTATCGTTCTAGATATCCGTAGCCCAGACGAAGAAGACGAAAGCCCACTAGAAATCGACGGTGTTGAAGTGAAGCACCTACCTTTCTACAAGCTAGCGACTCAGTTTGGTGACCTTGACCAAGGTAAAGAGTACCTACTGTATTGTGACCGTGGTGTAATGAGCCGTCTGCAAGCACTTTACTTGCAAGAGCAAGGCTTTAAGAATGTCAAGGTTTACCGTCCATAG
- a CDS encoding flagellar motor protein MotB: protein MDEENPCKCPPPGLPQWMGTFADLMSLLMCFFVLLLSFSEMDVLKFKQIAGSMKFAFGVQNRLEVKDIPKGTSIIAQEFRPGRPEPTPIDVIMQQTIDITQQTLEFHEGESERAGGTMRDQGKMTGGKSPEVSTHDNQNSESDQQQQQAEAQSQEMETLMESIKKALEREIDQGAIEVENLGQQIVIRIREKGAFPSGSAFLQPKFRPLVRQVAELVKDVPGIVRISGHTDNQRLDSELYRSNWDLSSQRAVSVAQEMEKVRGFSHQRLRVRGMADTEPVEPNDTEWQRSLNRRVEISIMQGEPLYSEEVPAISQ, encoded by the coding sequence ATGGATGAAGAGAATCCATGTAAATGTCCTCCTCCGGGGTTACCTCAATGGATGGGGACATTTGCTGACTTGATGTCACTGCTGATGTGTTTCTTCGTACTGCTGCTCTCATTCTCTGAGATGGACGTACTGAAGTTTAAACAGATCGCGGGCTCGATGAAGTTTGCGTTTGGTGTACAAAACCGCTTAGAAGTAAAAGACATCCCGAAAGGGACCAGCATTATTGCACAAGAGTTTCGCCCTGGTCGTCCAGAGCCGACACCGATTGATGTGATCATGCAGCAAACCATTGATATTACTCAGCAGACGCTGGAGTTTCATGAAGGTGAATCTGAGCGTGCTGGTGGCACCATGCGCGACCAAGGCAAGATGACCGGAGGCAAGTCGCCAGAGGTTTCGACTCACGACAATCAAAACTCTGAGTCAGACCAACAGCAACAACAGGCTGAAGCTCAATCGCAAGAGATGGAAACCTTGATGGAGAGCATCAAGAAGGCGTTGGAAAGAGAAATCGACCAAGGCGCGATTGAGGTGGAAAACCTTGGCCAACAGATTGTGATTCGAATTCGTGAGAAGGGCGCATTCCCATCGGGTTCTGCTTTCCTACAGCCTAAGTTCCGACCTTTGGTGAGACAGGTGGCTGAACTGGTGAAAGATGTTCCGGGCATTGTTCGAATCTCAGGACACACCGATAACCAAAGACTTGATTCTGAGCTGTATCGTTCGAATTGGGACTTATCATCACAGCGAGCAGTATCTGTTGCTCAAGAGATGGAGAAGGTTCGCGGGTTCTCTCATCAACGCTTGAGAGTACGTGGTATGGCAGACACCGAGCCAGTAGAGCCGAACGATACTGAATGGCAACGCAGCCTAAACCGTCGCGTAGAGATCAGCATCATGCAGGGCGAGCCGCTATACAGTGAAGAAGTCCCAGCTATCTCTCAATAG
- the pomA gene encoding flagellar motor protein PomA, producing the protein MDLATLIGLIGGFAFVIMAMILGGSLGMFYDTTSILIVVGGSTFVVLMKFTMGQFFGATKIAGKAFMFKADEPEDLIAKVVEMADAARKGGFLALEEMEISNSFMQKGIDLLVDGHDGDVVRAALQKDIALTTERHEQGAKVFSAFGDVAPAMGMIGTLVGLVAMLSNMDDPKAIGPAMAVALLTTLYGAILSNMVFFPIADKLALRRDQETLNRRLVMDGVLAIQDGQNPRVIDGYLKSYLNEGKRTIDGEPA; encoded by the coding sequence GTGGATTTAGCAACCCTAATAGGTTTGATTGGTGGATTTGCCTTTGTAATCATGGCAATGATCCTAGGTGGAAGCCTCGGGATGTTCTATGACACGACATCCATTTTGATCGTGGTTGGTGGTTCAACGTTTGTTGTTCTGATGAAGTTCACCATGGGACAATTCTTTGGTGCGACCAAAATCGCTGGCAAAGCATTTATGTTTAAAGCTGACGAGCCTGAAGATCTGATCGCGAAAGTGGTAGAGATGGCAGACGCTGCTCGTAAAGGTGGCTTCTTAGCACTTGAAGAGATGGAAATCAGCAACAGCTTCATGCAAAAGGGCATCGACTTATTGGTGGATGGCCATGATGGTGATGTGGTGCGCGCTGCACTGCAAAAAGACATCGCATTAACGACAGAGCGTCACGAGCAGGGTGCGAAAGTGTTCTCTGCATTCGGTGATGTTGCCCCTGCGATGGGCATGATTGGTACCTTGGTGGGTCTGGTAGCCATGCTTTCGAACATGGATGATCCTAAAGCGATCGGTCCTGCGATGGCGGTGGCACTTTTAACCACCCTATATGGTGCGATTCTTTCGAACATGGTGTTCTTCCCAATTGCCGACAAACTTGCGCTACGTCGTGACCAAGAGACACTTAACCGTCGTTTGGTGATGGATGGCGTGTTAGCAATTCAAGATGGCCAGAACCCACGAGTTATTGATGGTTACCTCAAGAGCTACCTCAACGAAGGTAAGCGCACGATTGATGGTGAACCGGCGTAA
- the xseB gene encoding exodeoxyribonuclease VII small subunit, whose product MATKKPENMSFEAAIEELDGLVDQLENGDLALDDALKKFERGISLARAGQSKLNDAEQRVSILLQNDENAELSDFNPQPE is encoded by the coding sequence ATGGCTACTAAGAAACCTGAAAATATGAGCTTTGAAGCGGCTATCGAAGAGCTTGATGGCTTGGTTGATCAACTAGAAAATGGTGATCTAGCTTTAGATGATGCGCTGAAAAAATTCGAACGAGGCATCTCCCTCGCTCGTGCTGGTCAAAGTAAACTAAACGACGCTGAACAGCGTGTTAGCATCCTACTGCAAAATGATGAAAATGCAGAACTGAGTGACTTTAACCCACAACCTGAATAA
- the ispA gene encoding (2E,6E)-farnesyl diphosphate synthase produces MIETLLSYQARNNEQLNLWLDRLPHQNQNLINAMRYGLLLGGKRARPFLVYITGEMLGCTAEELDTPASAIECIHAYSLIHDDLPAMDDDELRRGHQTCHIKYDEATAILTGDALQTLAFTILAEGTLSADGESNRVRMIQRLAEASGAQGMCIGQALDIEAENRSVTLEELEEVHRNKTGALMKSAIRLGALAAGEKAFEVMPQLDKYADAIGLAFQVQDDILDIISDTETLGKPQGSDQDLNKSTYPSLLGLEGAQEKAQTLLQEALQALAAIPYNTQLLEEFARYVIERKN; encoded by the coding sequence ATGATCGAGACGTTATTGTCTTATCAAGCACGTAATAACGAGCAACTGAACCTTTGGCTTGACCGCCTGCCACACCAAAATCAGAACCTAATCAACGCGATGCGTTATGGGTTACTTTTAGGCGGCAAACGCGCACGTCCGTTTCTTGTCTACATTACAGGGGAAATGCTCGGTTGCACCGCAGAAGAACTCGACACTCCAGCATCTGCAATCGAATGTATTCATGCCTATTCTCTGATTCACGACGACCTTCCAGCAATGGACGACGATGAACTGCGTCGTGGCCATCAGACTTGTCACATCAAATACGATGAAGCAACGGCAATTTTAACTGGCGATGCACTACAAACTCTCGCGTTTACTATACTTGCGGAAGGCACATTAAGTGCTGACGGGGAAAGCAATCGCGTTCGAATGATTCAACGCCTAGCAGAAGCGTCTGGTGCACAAGGTATGTGTATTGGACAAGCTCTTGATATTGAAGCTGAAAACCGCTCTGTCACGCTAGAAGAGTTAGAAGAAGTTCACCGTAACAAGACTGGCGCTCTAATGAAGAGTGCGATTCGTTTAGGTGCTCTTGCTGCTGGCGAAAAAGCGTTCGAAGTGATGCCTCAATTAGATAAGTACGCCGATGCAATCGGGTTAGCCTTCCAAGTTCAGGATGATATTTTAGATATCATTAGCGATACCGAAACTTTGGGTAAACCACAGGGCTCTGACCAAGATTTGAACAAAAGCACCTACCCTTCTTTGCTAGGTTTAGAGGGCGCTCAAGAAAAAGCGCAAACTCTGCTACAGGAAGCGCTTCAAGCTTTGGCTGCAATCCCATACAATACCCAGTTACTCGAAGAGTTCGCCCGATACGTCATCGAGCGCAAGAACTAA